In Magnetovibrio sp. PR-2, the genomic window CCCAACACGGCCACATTGGTTTGCGTAACCGCGTCCGTAATCAATCCGTTAACTGGTGTTGGCAGCGCCATTCTTGAAAATCCTTCCTCTCCCCTCCGCAAAAAACCTCTCACGGATATTAATAGACTCTTAAACTGACGCACGTGGCGTACAGTTGTGACATCAAGACGCACCAGCCTTGGTTATCATCGACATCAGGGCCGCGGCTGCAGAATTTCCGATCTGCTGCATGCCGCCTTGAGTTTGAGTTGCATTTTCCATCGCCAAACCCATGGCATGAGACATGGCCTGTGACGATACGCCCAGCGCACCCGTCGGACTTTCCCCCAAAACTTTGACGTTTGTTTGGGTGACTGCATCCGTGATCTGGGAATGAACAAGATCCGCCATGCCTTCAGCCTTTCACTTTCTCAAATTCTATCGTTTCGTACTGCATCCCAGCCTCCTAGGTAACTTCCAAGTGAGGCCGCGAGCTCTCGATGACATCGGCCATATGCTTGCTGGCCATGGACATAAACTGGATCAACAGTTGCTGTATCATTTCACCGTCCAGACCGTGTTGCGAAGCCACTGAATCCAGATTGATGCTGGACTGTTGTCCATCCGCGCCAGCACCCTTTTTAATGCCATCCAGCGCGCTCAGATCCGACACCGCGCCTAAGTCGACACTGCTTTGGCCTGCAGGTTGGACGGGGGGCTGAGTTGTGGGTTGCGCCGTGGGTTGCGCGGGTGGAATGTCCACGGCGACCGCTGAGGTCGGAATGTTGATGGGCGATCTCGACTTACAGCCCATGGCATCGCTACACGCCAACAGTTGGGACAAGGCCTGGGCCAGGGCTTGCATCTGAATGGGGTGCGACAATTCGTGATCGCGTATCATTGTTGCGGACAGAACGGACTGACTGTTGACCAGATTAAACATGGCCTCAAGCGCGGCGACACCGACACCGTGTCCCATCAACACGGCATTTGTATCGGCCAATCTTTGTTCAATTTTGTCTGCCATGATCTCTCTCCCCTATGTCGCGGGCGGATTATTCACCGTCCCCCGTCGACTGGTTCATGTTCAGCAATTGCTTGACGCACGCGCTGGTGCACACCAAACCGACTTGGTCCAGTTGTCTTTGCATTTGCGTTGCGTTCAACAACACCGAGCCTTGCGCCGACGAATTTGTCATCATCGTGTTCAGGGTTGCAAACGCCGGGCCAGAGCCCAAAATCATGTTGACCCCACCTGCCATCTCTTCGTGCTGGCCGGGGTAAGCTTCGCCAGAGCCCATGTCTTCCAATATGCGCGTCAGCATGTTCAAGTAATCGTCGCCACCGGCCACCTGCCCGCTGCCAGAACCACCCGTGGGGGGCTCTGCTTGCGCACGCTGTTTGCGCGGTTTTGACGATTGCTGGCCTGAACCAGCCTGACGGTGTGCCATATAGCGCTGCGCAGCCGCTTTCATATACGCTTCGAACTCCGGATCCATAACAGGACCGTCTTCCAAACTGTCGAACCCGAGTAGGTCATCAAACTCGTCGTTCCAGTCCGGTTCGTTTTGGGGCTTCGCTGCGGGTTTTTGAGATGCCGCTTTTTTGGCTTGAGGTCTGGTGGCGGCTTTCTTCCCAGCCGTTTTGCGCTGGGCACGTCCAGTCGGTGCTTTTGGATTTGCTCCTTTTGGGGTGTTCGCCATCAGTCGTCTCCTACACCGAAAGGTGTCACTCTTCTTAATCCACGCCGGACGAATACCGGCCTCTCCCTCTTGCTTTGACGTCGCAAAGCTAAACTTGTGAATACTTTTTTAGGCGGGATGATTTGCGGGACCGGGACACCGCAACCTAAAACACGAGGTGGGTTTGGTTGCGATGTCCCTAGGGCCCTTAACAAGCCATCAGGTCCACAAATGCCGCCAGGGCGTCTTAGCTGACACCCGCCGTAGAGGCGCGCAGAGCTGCCATCAGAGACAGCATGTTGTCCGGAACGTCGGACTGGGAAATCTTGGACGTTGCGACAGCACCGGCCATCGTGTCGACGCTGTAGATTTGAATAACGCCTTGGTTCGTTGCAGCTTGGGAAGCGATCGCCAACTGTTGTTGCGAGCTCACTGCATTTTCATAGAGGATGCCGGTGGAGTGGGACATGGATTGGAACAATGCGCCCATTGCCATGGCCGGAGCATCGCCCAGAACCTTAACGTTAGCCTGGGTAACTGCATCGGTGATTTGACCGTTAACCGGTGTCGGAAGTGCCATCTGAATTCTCCTTAAAAAAGACCTGATTACTTGTCTGTTTTCTCTGTATGCCGTGCACTCGTCTGTGCATCGTGCGTTCAGTTATGAGACGCCATAGGCCCGGTGTTGTGATGAAAAAACATGTGTTTTTAATTCGTTTTCCAATGGCTTGTAAAATGGCACCAAAAAACCCGCCCGCCCAAAGGGCAAGCAGGTTTCAGGTGTTCGGACGCGTTTCTGCGCTTAGCTGACGCCAGAGGTCGATGCGCGCAGAGCGCTCAACAATGCCAGCATATTGTTCGGCACGTCGGACTGGGAAATCTTGGACGTTGCGGCGGCACCAGCCATGGTGTCGACACTGTAGATTTGAATAACGCCCTGGTTCGTCGCGGCTTGCGAAGCGATAGCCAGTTGCTGCTGCGAGCTGGTGGCGTTTTCGTACAAGATACCCGTGGAATGGGACAGCGATTGGTACAGAGCACCCATCGCCATTGCGGGGGCGTCACCAAGAACCTTGACGTTGGCCTGGGTGACGGCGTCCGTGATCTGGCCGTTAACCGGAGTGGGTAGAGCCATTTTCGATCTCCTTTACATCGTTTAGGACTGCCTGGCACCGAGGCTTGTTTGTTCGGCCTTGCGGTGCACCTCTCTCATGGTAGAGACGTCGGTTGTTGGCAGTTGTGATTTATGAACTGACTTTTTCAAAATTTTTTCCGTTGCTTTGGAATTCCGACCCGTCCCCGACATCGGGCCAGAATGTT contains:
- a CDS encoding RebB family R body protein, with protein sequence MADLVHSQITDAVTQTNVKVLGESPTGALGVSSQAMSHAMGLAMENATQTQGGMQQIGNSAAAALMSMITKAGAS
- a CDS encoding RebB family R body protein, with amino-acid sequence MALPTPVNGQITDAVTQANVKVLGDAPAMAMGALFQSMSHSTGILYENAVSSQQQLAIASQAATNQGVIQIYSVDTMAGAVATSKISQSDVPDNMLSLMAALRASTAGVS
- a CDS encoding RebB family R body protein; the encoded protein is MALPTPVNGQITDAVTQANVKVLGDAPAMAMGALYQSLSHSTGILYENATSSQQQLAIASQAATNQGVIQIYSVDTMAGAAATSKISQSDVPNNMLALLSALRASTSGVS